In one window of Corallococcus macrosporus DNA:
- a CDS encoding ATP-binding protein, whose amino-acid sequence MPSKKKGPQLAEVVQLRPTTTAKKAPPKRTAKPPPPVDTDTAAQALLEMGRQLTDNAGPTEALRAQLQTLHTLLKPKVCYVARHFPSRNQLHVEHVRGRYDERVTAAVPGEGVVGRCFTDKVLLREDDTVAVPLEGPQGVTGVLVVLGARRKASDVLMQSLASQLTAAYEVARLRDDSARRNKDLQTAIAGLKSLEQNREELLGNVSHDLKNPLTTIKAYLAMLGREKLGALTDGQRRAVQICDRNADRLLQQVNDLVLMSRLSSGKMQLNQRPFGLKAVAEEVIRGLGAVAEHSRVRVVIPPCPEVFVRGDRERISEAIHNLVENGIHHSETDDVVEVSVSSSEGLGVLTVKDSGQGMTAEALEHVFDSFYRAQPGMPRPPGAGLGLPLVAKIVALHGGRVDASSVLGEGSTFQMVLPLFASAVSAPDVNQAAPKAGGILLVEDDVDCREVLEQVLEQEGYRVMATSGAAEARSILSHIRPAMVLLDLRLSGEDGRSVLHYIRTTESLADVVVYIISGASDVASLTSGEGPDRIDGYFEKPLKLPKLLDTVASVVRPKSRGPAVT is encoded by the coding sequence GTGCCATCGAAGAAGAAGGGTCCGCAGCTCGCAGAGGTGGTCCAGCTGCGCCCCACCACCACCGCGAAGAAGGCTCCCCCGAAGCGGACGGCGAAGCCGCCTCCGCCCGTGGATACCGACACCGCCGCCCAGGCGTTGCTGGAGATGGGCCGGCAGCTCACCGACAACGCGGGCCCCACGGAGGCCCTGCGCGCGCAGCTGCAGACGCTCCACACGCTGCTCAAGCCGAAGGTCTGCTACGTCGCGCGCCACTTCCCGTCGCGCAACCAGCTGCACGTGGAGCACGTGCGCGGACGCTACGACGAGCGCGTCACCGCCGCCGTCCCGGGCGAGGGCGTCGTGGGCCGGTGCTTCACCGACAAGGTGCTCCTGCGCGAGGACGACACCGTCGCCGTGCCCCTGGAGGGGCCGCAGGGCGTGACGGGCGTGCTGGTGGTGCTGGGCGCGCGCCGCAAGGCGTCCGACGTGCTGATGCAGTCGCTGGCGTCGCAGCTCACCGCCGCCTACGAGGTGGCCCGGCTGCGTGACGACAGCGCCCGTCGCAACAAGGACCTGCAGACGGCCATCGCGGGCTTGAAGAGCCTGGAGCAGAACCGCGAGGAGCTGCTCGGCAACGTGTCCCATGACTTGAAGAACCCGCTCACCACCATCAAGGCCTACCTGGCCATGCTGGGCCGGGAGAAGCTGGGTGCGCTGACGGACGGCCAGCGCCGCGCGGTGCAGATCTGCGACCGCAACGCGGACCGGCTGCTCCAGCAGGTGAACGACCTGGTGCTGATGTCCCGGCTGTCGTCCGGGAAGATGCAGCTCAACCAGCGGCCCTTCGGCCTCAAGGCCGTGGCGGAAGAAGTCATCCGCGGGCTCGGCGCCGTCGCGGAGCACAGCCGCGTGCGCGTCGTCATTCCCCCCTGCCCGGAGGTGTTCGTCCGGGGCGACCGCGAGCGCATCTCCGAGGCCATCCACAACCTCGTGGAGAACGGCATCCACCACAGCGAGACGGATGACGTCGTCGAGGTGAGCGTGTCGTCCAGCGAGGGCCTGGGCGTCCTCACCGTGAAGGACTCCGGCCAGGGCATGACGGCCGAGGCGCTGGAGCACGTGTTCGACTCGTTCTACCGCGCGCAGCCGGGCATGCCGCGGCCGCCGGGCGCGGGCCTGGGACTGCCGCTCGTCGCCAAGATTGTCGCGCTGCACGGCGGCCGCGTGGACGCGTCCAGCGTGCTGGGCGAGGGCAGCACGTTCCAGATGGTCCTGCCCCTGTTCGCGAGCGCCGTGAGCGCCCCGGACGTGAACCAGGCGGCGCCCAAGGCGGGCGGCATCCTCCTGGTGGAGGACGACGTGGACTGCCGCGAGGTGCTGGAGCAGGTGCTGGAGCAGGAGGGCTACCGGGTGATGGCCACCTCCGGCGCCGCCGAGGCCCGCTCCATCCTGTCCCACATCCGGCCGGCCATGGTGCTGCTGGACCTGCGGCTGTCGGGGGAGGACGGACGCTCGGTGCTCCACTACATCCGCACCACGGAGTCGCTGGCGGACGTGGTCGTCTACATCATCTCCGGCGCGAGCGACGTCGCGTCCCTCACCTCGGGTGAAGGGCCGGACCGCATTGATGGCTACTTCGAGAAGCCGCTGAAGCTGCCCAAGCTGCTGGACACCGTGGCCTCGGTGGTGCGTCCCAAGAGCCGCGGCCCCGCCGTGACCTGA
- a CDS encoding 1-acyl-sn-glycerol-3-phosphate acyltransferase, with protein MDTALAQTATQGEALKEEFGPMSRVLGARYFDGVHFPPEAENELRALSARGFVVHVMRTTAWINFLYIAWAMVRRAMPPIRAVVNLRPWFTKPWRQTAQGGAVEERFRYAREQGGSGLVFLRRTALLHASGKETREDPFPELVRLARSSERPVFLVPELFVWEKRAAKLVPGWRDVVFGSPEAPGFVHSMVAFFRNYKRAQFRVGEPIDLRRFIEENPGVSDEVLARKVRSTLHVFLARETRAVFGPPQKPTDRLIEETLRDRQLRKVLDEHAAATGRKPTSVQREAKRNLEAIAARLNPSVLALIAPMLEWVFNRIYDGIGVDEAGLHRALKAAGKAPVVLCPSHKSHVDYLVMSWVLWNRGYTAPLVAAGANLSFWPLGPLFRRCGAFFLRRSFKGDKVYAASFKAYIKKLVHDGIHQEFFPEGGRSRTGKLLTPKLGMLTWQVEAVLDGARNDLYFVPVSIDYEKVVESDSYSKELAGGEKKPEDLKALLSAPKVLAARYGRIHLTFDEPLSLVEFMKARGLSPQEPVTDEQKKSLVRALGNRVMYGISKVSTVTPHALVSASLLAHRRRGLTQRELTDRISLLRRIATEDGARLSLELANAPSNPETLGPIQDAMREFISDEMVRTKEARGEVSYQVEDARRPEMSFYKNTLMNLVAARSLVANALLAGTPAPYDTVKARALFLSRLFKVEFIYRVGASFDTIFAECVERLVRMGLVIHEGDTLTRAPEAHAQPDLEFLADLLRDFLEAYLLAAMTLPDVAAGVATDRKTFVKLALETGRLEYNAGRITAAESLAKTTLENAVEYLLDQRILVEEDKKLRLGDPAAAAELPRKNPLADQIRGYLHRA; from the coding sequence ATGGACACCGCGCTGGCGCAGACCGCGACGCAAGGAGAAGCCTTGAAGGAGGAATTCGGTCCCATGTCCCGGGTGCTCGGGGCACGGTACTTCGACGGGGTGCACTTCCCCCCCGAGGCCGAGAACGAGCTGCGCGCGCTCAGCGCCCGGGGCTTCGTGGTGCACGTCATGCGCACCACGGCGTGGATCAACTTCCTCTACATCGCGTGGGCCATGGTCCGCCGGGCCATGCCGCCCATCCGCGCGGTGGTGAACCTGCGTCCGTGGTTCACCAAACCCTGGCGCCAGACGGCCCAGGGCGGCGCGGTGGAGGAGCGCTTCCGCTACGCCCGCGAGCAGGGCGGCAGCGGCCTGGTGTTCCTGCGCCGCACGGCGCTCCTGCACGCCTCCGGCAAGGAGACGCGCGAGGACCCCTTCCCCGAGCTGGTCCGGCTGGCGCGAAGCTCCGAGCGGCCGGTGTTCCTGGTGCCGGAGCTGTTCGTCTGGGAGAAGCGCGCCGCGAAGCTCGTGCCGGGCTGGCGCGACGTGGTGTTCGGAAGCCCCGAGGCGCCGGGCTTCGTGCACTCGATGGTGGCCTTCTTCCGCAACTACAAGCGCGCGCAGTTCCGAGTGGGAGAGCCCATCGACCTGCGCCGCTTCATCGAGGAGAACCCGGGCGTCAGCGACGAGGTGCTGGCGCGCAAGGTGCGCAGCACGCTGCATGTGTTCCTCGCGCGGGAGACGCGCGCGGTGTTCGGCCCGCCGCAGAAGCCCACGGACCGGCTCATCGAAGAGACGCTGCGCGACCGGCAGCTGCGCAAGGTGCTGGACGAGCACGCCGCCGCTACCGGCCGCAAGCCCACGAGCGTGCAGCGCGAGGCGAAGCGCAACCTGGAGGCCATCGCGGCCAGGCTCAACCCGTCCGTGCTGGCGCTCATCGCGCCCATGCTGGAGTGGGTGTTCAACCGCATCTACGACGGCATCGGCGTGGACGAGGCGGGCCTGCACCGAGCGCTCAAGGCCGCGGGCAAGGCGCCCGTGGTGCTCTGCCCCAGCCACAAGAGCCACGTGGACTACCTGGTGATGAGCTGGGTGCTCTGGAACCGCGGCTACACCGCGCCGCTGGTCGCGGCGGGCGCGAACCTGTCCTTCTGGCCCCTGGGCCCGCTGTTCCGCCGCTGCGGCGCGTTCTTCCTGCGCCGGTCGTTCAAGGGCGACAAGGTCTACGCCGCGTCCTTCAAGGCGTACATCAAGAAGCTGGTGCACGACGGCATCCACCAGGAGTTCTTCCCCGAGGGTGGCCGCTCGCGCACGGGCAAGCTGCTCACGCCCAAGCTGGGCATGCTCACGTGGCAGGTGGAGGCGGTGCTCGACGGCGCGCGCAACGACCTCTACTTCGTGCCCGTCTCCATCGACTACGAGAAGGTCGTGGAGTCCGACAGCTACTCCAAGGAGCTGGCCGGCGGGGAGAAGAAGCCGGAGGACCTCAAGGCGCTGTTGAGCGCGCCCAAGGTGCTGGCGGCGCGCTATGGCCGCATCCATCTCACCTTCGACGAGCCCCTGTCGCTGGTGGAGTTCATGAAGGCGCGTGGCCTGTCGCCGCAGGAGCCGGTGACGGACGAGCAGAAGAAGAGCCTGGTGCGCGCGCTGGGCAACCGCGTGATGTACGGCATCAGCAAGGTGTCCACCGTCACGCCGCACGCGCTGGTGAGCGCGTCGCTCCTGGCCCACCGCCGGCGCGGCCTCACGCAGCGCGAGCTCACGGACCGGATCAGCCTGTTGCGCCGCATCGCCACCGAGGACGGCGCGCGCCTGTCCCTCGAGCTGGCCAACGCGCCGAGCAACCCGGAGACGCTGGGCCCCATCCAGGACGCGATGCGCGAGTTCATCTCCGACGAGATGGTGCGCACGAAGGAGGCGCGCGGCGAGGTCAGCTACCAGGTGGAGGACGCGCGCCGCCCGGAGATGTCCTTCTACAAGAACACGCTGATGAACCTGGTGGCCGCGCGCAGCCTGGTGGCCAACGCGCTGCTCGCGGGCACGCCCGCGCCGTACGACACCGTGAAGGCCCGCGCGCTGTTCCTGTCGCGCCTCTTCAAGGTGGAGTTCATCTACCGGGTGGGCGCGTCGTTCGACACCATCTTCGCCGAGTGCGTGGAGCGGCTCGTGCGCATGGGCCTGGTCATCCACGAGGGCGACACGCTCACGCGCGCGCCGGAGGCCCACGCGCAGCCGGACCTGGAGTTCCTCGCGGACCTGCTGCGCGACTTCCTGGAGGCCTACCTGCTGGCCGCCATGACGTTGCCGGACGTGGCCGCGGGCGTGGCCACCGACCGCAAGACGTTCGTCAAGCTGGCGCTGGAGACCGGGCGCCTCGAGTACAACGCCGGCCGCATCACCGCCGCCGAGTCGCTGGCGAAGACGACGCTGGAGAACGCGGTGGAGTACCTGTTGGATCAGCGCATCCTCGTGGAAGAGGACAAGAAGCTGCGGCTGGGCGATCCGGCCGCGGCGGCGGAGCTTCCCCGGAAGAACCCGCTCGCGGATCAGATCCGCGGCTACCTCCACCGAGCCTGA
- the dnaJ gene encoding molecular chaperone DnaJ, which yields MADDYYQILGVPRTASADDLKKAFRKLARQHHPDVNPGDKGAEEKFKRINTAFEVLGDPKKRALYDEFGEDAEKIGFDEKKAAAYRQYRAAQAAGGSGGGGIPFSTEGVDLGDLFNDIFGRAGAGGGGAGFDINDLFGRGRGGSRSTAAERGDDLTTRVQVSLAEAVTGTERTLSLQRPGRCSKCHGEGNTGKLVTCPTCNGTGRARRGGAMFGGSGVCPTCRGSGKAPEPCSQCGGSGIKEETTRLTVKIPAGVVTGSKVRLAGQGAAGIQGGPPGDLYIETEVAEHPLVRREGDDLYLDLPVTVSEALLGGEVRVPTFQGEVTLKVPAGSQSGRKMRLKGRGVPSLRGGTPGDMYLLLQVKVPEEATDEVRAAAETLARAYRGDVRRELSL from the coding sequence ATGGCTGACGACTACTACCAGATTCTGGGCGTGCCACGGACGGCCTCGGCGGACGACCTCAAGAAGGCCTTCCGGAAGCTCGCGCGCCAGCACCACCCGGACGTCAACCCCGGCGACAAGGGGGCGGAGGAGAAGTTCAAGCGCATCAACACCGCCTTCGAGGTGCTGGGCGACCCGAAGAAGCGCGCGCTCTACGACGAGTTCGGTGAAGACGCGGAGAAGATCGGCTTCGACGAGAAGAAGGCCGCGGCCTACCGCCAGTACCGCGCCGCCCAGGCGGCCGGGGGCAGCGGCGGAGGCGGCATCCCCTTCAGCACCGAGGGCGTGGACCTGGGGGACCTCTTCAACGACATCTTCGGGCGCGCGGGCGCGGGCGGCGGCGGAGCGGGCTTCGACATCAACGACCTCTTCGGCCGGGGCCGGGGCGGCAGCCGGTCCACGGCGGCCGAGCGCGGCGACGACCTGACGACCCGCGTGCAGGTGTCCCTGGCGGAGGCCGTCACCGGCACCGAGCGCACGCTGTCCCTCCAGCGTCCGGGCCGCTGCTCCAAGTGCCACGGCGAGGGCAACACGGGGAAGCTGGTGACGTGCCCCACGTGCAATGGCACGGGCCGGGCGCGCCGGGGCGGGGCCATGTTCGGCGGTTCTGGCGTGTGCCCCACCTGCCGCGGCAGCGGGAAGGCCCCGGAGCCCTGCTCCCAGTGCGGCGGCAGCGGCATCAAGGAGGAGACGACCCGGCTGACGGTGAAGATCCCGGCGGGCGTCGTCACAGGCTCCAAGGTGCGGCTGGCGGGCCAGGGCGCGGCGGGCATCCAGGGCGGTCCCCCGGGGGACCTCTACATCGAGACGGAAGTGGCCGAGCACCCGCTGGTCCGCCGCGAGGGCGATGACCTCTACCTGGATCTGCCGGTGACGGTGTCCGAGGCGCTGCTGGGCGGCGAGGTGCGCGTGCCCACGTTCCAGGGTGAGGTCACCCTGAAGGTCCCGGCGGGTTCGCAGTCAGGCCGCAAGATGCGGCTCAAGGGGCGCGGCGTCCCGTCGCTCCGGGGCGGGACTCCGGGCGACATGTACCTGCTGCTCCAGGTGAAGGTCCCCGAGGAGGCCACGGACGAGGTCCGGGCCGCCGCGGAGACGCTGGCGCGGGCCTACCGGGGCGACGTGCGCCGGGAGCTGTCGTTGTAG
- the rpsG gene encoding 30S ribosomal protein S7, with protein MPRRRVVAKRKILPDPKFQDRLVTKFVNDLMRKGKKSIAEGVCYGAFALMEERAKEDPLKTFKKALDNVKPVLEVKSRRVGGATYQVPVEVRQDRRVALGMRWIISYAKARGEKTMQEKLAGEIMDAANNRGNAVKKREDTHKMAEANKAFAHYRW; from the coding sequence ATGCCTCGTCGTCGCGTAGTCGCCAAGCGGAAGATTCTCCCGGATCCGAAGTTCCAGGACCGGCTCGTCACCAAGTTCGTCAACGACCTGATGCGCAAGGGGAAGAAGTCCATCGCGGAGGGCGTGTGCTACGGCGCCTTCGCCCTCATGGAGGAGCGCGCGAAGGAAGACCCCCTCAAGACGTTCAAGAAGGCCCTGGACAACGTCAAGCCCGTCCTCGAGGTGAAGAGCCGCCGCGTCGGTGGCGCCACCTACCAGGTGCCCGTGGAGGTCCGTCAGGACCGCCGCGTCGCGCTGGGCATGCGCTGGATCATCTCCTACGCCAAGGCGCGTGGTGAGAAGACCATGCAGGAGAAGCTGGCCGGCGAGATCATGGACGCCGCCAACAACCGCGGTAACGCGGTGAAGAAGCGTGAAGACACGCACAAGATGGCGGAGGCCAACAAGGCCTTCGCTCACTACCGCTGGTAG
- the rimI gene encoding ribosomal protein S18-alanine N-acetyltransferase produces the protein MRRLREDGTPDKAKGFLIRQMTVDDMPAVMALEKASFKNPWSTELLGRELQHDWSTILLVEEPKPEGGVELLGLAIFWIVHDEVHVLNVATAPVHRRRGVARTVMEEVLRRGVARRCSLATLEVRRGNESALNLYRSLGFRPVGIRPNYYVDEGEDAIVMVLDF, from the coding sequence ATGAGACGGCTGCGGGAGGACGGGACGCCCGACAAGGCGAAGGGCTTCCTCATCCGGCAGATGACCGTGGACGACATGCCTGCGGTGATGGCGCTGGAGAAGGCGTCCTTCAAGAACCCCTGGTCCACGGAGCTGCTCGGGCGCGAGCTCCAGCACGACTGGTCCACCATCCTCCTCGTCGAGGAGCCCAAGCCCGAAGGCGGCGTGGAGCTGCTGGGCCTGGCCATCTTCTGGATCGTCCACGACGAGGTCCACGTCCTCAACGTCGCCACCGCCCCCGTGCACCGCCGCCGGGGCGTCGCGCGCACCGTGATGGAGGAGGTCCTGCGCCGGGGCGTGGCGCGGCGCTGCTCCCTGGCCACCCTGGAGGTGCGCCGGGGCAACGAGTCCGCCCTCAACCTCTACCGCTCGCTGGGCTTCCGGCCGGTCGGCATCCGCCCGAACTACTACGTGGACGAGGGCGAGGACGCGATCGTGATGGTCCTCGACTTCTAG
- a CDS encoding HEAT repeat domain-containing protein: MGLFDIFTGGSGPEKALKLKSKVTQKYGEPSTRQKALQQLGEMKYPEAVTVLLSRFTITVDPLTTDADEKEHTFELIKHFGQDAVAPVSAFLKTSDQATSWALRILQELLSEDALMGVIADTLQHLSSRYTRDPEKKVVLLHHVLGKQDPRVAPAVLPFLEDMSDDVKIAAINVLGPLKYEPAREPLLQLLTSEDTARRVQTVALAALAESGFGVQGYQEKVQAALVEPYSLDKDGRIQRRP, translated from the coding sequence ATGGGTCTCTTCGATATCTTCACGGGCGGCTCGGGCCCCGAAAAAGCCCTCAAGCTCAAGTCCAAGGTGACCCAGAAGTACGGGGAGCCGTCCACGCGGCAGAAGGCCCTGCAGCAGCTGGGGGAGATGAAGTACCCCGAGGCCGTCACGGTGCTGCTCAGCCGGTTCACCATCACCGTGGACCCGCTCACCACCGACGCGGACGAGAAGGAGCACACCTTCGAGCTCATCAAGCACTTCGGCCAGGACGCCGTCGCGCCGGTGAGCGCCTTCCTCAAGACGAGCGATCAGGCCACGTCCTGGGCGCTGCGCATCCTCCAGGAGCTGCTGTCCGAGGACGCGCTCATGGGCGTCATCGCCGACACGCTCCAGCACCTGTCCTCGCGCTACACGCGCGACCCGGAGAAGAAGGTCGTGCTGCTGCACCACGTGCTGGGCAAGCAGGACCCGCGCGTGGCGCCGGCCGTTCTCCCCTTCCTGGAGGACATGTCCGACGACGTGAAGATCGCCGCCATCAACGTCCTGGGGCCCCTGAAGTACGAGCCGGCGCGCGAGCCCCTGCTCCAGCTGCTCACCTCCGAGGACACCGCGCGCCGCGTGCAGACCGTGGCGCTGGCGGCCCTGGCGGAGAGCGGCTTCGGCGTGCAGGGCTACCAGGAGAAGGTGCAGGCCGCCCTCGTGGAGCCCTACAGCCTGGACAAGGACGGCCGCATCCAGCGCCGGCCGTGA
- the rpsL gene encoding 30S ribosomal protein S12 — protein MPTISQLVRKGREKLNIKGKSPALKECPQKRGVCTRVYTTTPKKPNSALRKVARVRLTNGIEVTSYIPGVGHNLQEHSVVMIRGGRVKDLPGVRYHIIRGTLDSVGVAGRKQSRSKYGAKRPS, from the coding sequence GTGCCGACCATCAGCCAGCTCGTCCGCAAGGGCCGCGAGAAGCTCAACATCAAGGGCAAGAGCCCTGCCCTGAAGGAGTGCCCCCAGAAGCGCGGCGTTTGCACGCGCGTCTACACCACGACCCCGAAGAAGCCGAACTCGGCCCTCCGCAAGGTGGCCCGCGTGCGTCTCACCAACGGCATCGAGGTGACTTCCTACATCCCCGGCGTGGGTCACAACCTCCAGGAGCACTCGGTGGTCATGATCCGCGGTGGCCGTGTGAAGGACCTCCCGGGCGTTCGCTACCACATCATCCGCGGCACGCTGGACTCCGTGGGCGTTGCCGGTCGCAAGCAGAGCCGTTCGAAGTACGGCGCCAAGCGCCCCAGCTGA
- the argS gene encoding arginine--tRNA ligase, whose product MSTSVYSRYRAAFAQALAGALGVPAADIEPQVKPADPAHGDLSFATFPLAKAQKKAPPAIAAQLAQTLQVPGLEVKAVGPYVNARFLPLPFTQEVIDGVRLAGVAYGSDAEDGKGKTVVIDYSSPNIAKPIGFHHIRTTFLGHCIANLYRALGWRVEGINYLGDWGKQFGLVAVGFQEYGDPARIDDMAHLVQVYVQANKRAGEDPAFDEKAREFFRRMEANEPEAMKLWNQFRETSLKGFKRVYARMGIDFEHIEGESRYQGKMDAVIDQIAKKPGTKESQGAIIVDMPYADGEPPVLLKKNDGSTLYATRDLAAAEDRHARFNFDKSLYVVAQDQALHFRQVFRTLKEMGQPWADRCVHVPFGRIHGMSTRKGQVVELDQVLDEAKDRVLQRVKENVAQGNLETTDADALSEQIGLGAIVFGDLKHNRASDYTFDWDEVTSLEGHTGPYLQYAHARSANVLRKGGGVPTAYDPALLTLPEEQALVRELMRLPDTVKAAAEQYEPSLVARLLLDVAAAYSRYYTAGNKDRDKRILVEGNDAMRAARLALTDATRITLAAGLTLLGIPTPENM is encoded by the coding sequence ATGAGCACTTCCGTCTATAGCCGCTACCGCGCAGCGTTCGCCCAGGCCCTGGCCGGGGCCCTGGGTGTCCCCGCCGCCGACATCGAGCCCCAGGTCAAGCCCGCGGATCCCGCGCACGGCGACCTGAGCTTCGCCACCTTCCCCCTCGCCAAGGCGCAGAAGAAGGCGCCCCCCGCCATCGCCGCGCAGCTCGCGCAGACGCTCCAGGTCCCGGGCCTGGAGGTGAAGGCCGTGGGCCCCTACGTCAACGCGCGCTTCCTCCCCCTCCCCTTCACCCAGGAGGTCATCGACGGCGTGCGCCTGGCGGGCGTGGCCTACGGCAGCGACGCCGAGGACGGCAAGGGCAAGACGGTGGTCATCGACTACTCGTCGCCCAACATCGCCAAGCCCATTGGCTTCCACCACATCCGCACCACGTTCCTCGGCCACTGCATCGCGAACCTCTACCGTGCGCTGGGCTGGCGCGTGGAGGGCATCAACTACCTGGGTGACTGGGGCAAGCAGTTCGGCCTGGTGGCCGTGGGCTTCCAGGAGTACGGCGACCCGGCGCGCATCGACGACATGGCGCACCTGGTCCAGGTCTACGTGCAGGCCAACAAGCGCGCCGGTGAGGACCCCGCCTTCGACGAGAAGGCCCGCGAGTTCTTCCGCCGCATGGAGGCCAACGAGCCGGAGGCGATGAAGCTCTGGAACCAGTTCCGGGAGACGAGCCTCAAGGGCTTCAAGCGCGTCTACGCGCGCATGGGCATCGACTTCGAGCACATCGAGGGCGAGAGCCGCTACCAGGGCAAGATGGACGCGGTCATTGATCAGATCGCGAAGAAGCCCGGCACGAAGGAGTCCCAGGGCGCCATCATCGTGGACATGCCCTACGCGGACGGCGAGCCGCCCGTGCTGCTCAAGAAGAACGACGGCAGCACGCTCTACGCCACGCGCGACCTGGCCGCCGCCGAGGACCGCCACGCGCGCTTCAACTTCGACAAGTCGCTCTACGTCGTCGCGCAGGACCAGGCGCTGCACTTCCGCCAGGTGTTCCGCACCCTGAAGGAGATGGGGCAGCCGTGGGCGGACCGGTGCGTGCACGTGCCGTTCGGCCGCATCCACGGCATGAGCACGCGCAAGGGCCAGGTGGTGGAGCTGGATCAGGTCCTGGACGAGGCGAAGGACCGCGTGCTCCAGCGCGTGAAGGAGAACGTCGCGCAGGGCAACCTGGAGACGACGGACGCGGACGCACTGTCGGAGCAGATTGGACTTGGCGCCATCGTCTTCGGCGACCTGAAGCACAACCGCGCCAGCGACTACACGTTCGACTGGGACGAGGTGACGAGCCTGGAGGGGCACACGGGGCCCTATCTCCAGTACGCGCACGCCCGGAGCGCGAACGTGCTTCGCAAGGGCGGCGGCGTGCCCACGGCGTATGACCCGGCGCTGCTCACGCTGCCGGAGGAGCAGGCCCTGGTGCGCGAGCTGATGCGGCTGCCGGACACGGTGAAGGCGGCGGCGGAGCAGTACGAGCCCAGCCTCGTGGCGCGGCTGCTGCTGGACGTGGCGGCGGCGTACAGCCGCTACTACACGGCGGGTAACAAGGACCGCGACAAGCGCATCCTCGTGGAGGGGAATGACGCGATGCGCGCGGCCCGGCTGGCGCTCACGGACGCAACGCGCATCACGCTGGCGGCGGGGCTCACCTTGCTGGGCATCCCGACGCCGGAAAACATGTAG